In one window of Microbacterium natoriense DNA:
- the nirB gene encoding nitrite reductase large subunit NirB encodes MNQTASEIVVVGAGMVAHRFVESLLSRTDAAVRVHVFGDEGRGPYDRVGLTGFFSGATGDDLTLDRSVFDDERVLLHPGDRVMQIDRAARTVTTSTRRVVRYDTLVLATGSYAARVAVDGADLPGCFVYRTLDDVQELKDFVERRRRMLDRPLRGAVIGGGLLGLEAAGALQGMDVDATVVQYSDRLMSQQLDVAGGAMLRRLLESRGINVRTESRTTRLDPDRTGAVAALEFQDGSMHEADVVVFTVGVRPRDELARSAGLEVDARGGVLIDERCITSDPDILAIGEVANFDGRCVGLVAPGYAMAEVAATRLLGGEASFPGYDDSSKLKLSGVDVASFGDAMATTPNALDVVYADAVAGVYKKLVLSDDAQTLLGGILVGDASAYGSLRPLLGAKLGADPAAYLLPEGGNEAPGGELPDEAVVCSCSNVSAGRIRQAVHEEGCMDAAAVKGCTKAGATCGSCVLMVKKVVGQELTKLGQTVSNALCEHFDMSRRQLFDAVRVAELTTFSAIAERFGRGRGCDICKPAIASILSVLVGAHVLDGENATLQDTNDHVMANMQKDGTYSVVPRMPGGEVTPEGLLAIGQIAKDYALYTKITGGQRIDMFGARLEQLPAIWGRLVDAGFESGHAYGKSLRTVKSCVGSTWCRYGVLDSVGMAVKLELRYRGLRAPHKLKLGVSGCARECAEARGKDVGVIATETGWNMYVGGNGGFAPKHAQLLASDLDDDGLIQAIDRFFMYYIRTADRLQRTAPWLDDLEGGLDELRRVIFDDSLGICADLDAAMARHVDRYEDEWAATLRDPEKLQRFHSFVNATDTPDPSLAYVAERGQIRPATSEERRTGGVLIAGTALEVRR; translated from the coding sequence ATGAACCAGACAGCATCCGAGATCGTGGTCGTCGGCGCCGGCATGGTCGCGCACCGTTTCGTGGAGAGTCTGCTGAGCCGCACGGATGCCGCGGTGCGCGTTCACGTGTTCGGCGATGAGGGCCGCGGCCCCTACGACCGCGTCGGACTCACTGGTTTCTTCTCAGGAGCGACGGGTGACGACCTGACACTCGACAGGTCCGTCTTCGATGACGAGCGGGTGCTGCTGCATCCCGGCGATCGGGTCATGCAGATCGACCGAGCGGCCCGCACGGTGACGACGAGCACGCGCCGCGTCGTGCGCTACGACACACTCGTGCTGGCCACCGGCTCGTACGCTGCGCGCGTCGCCGTCGACGGCGCCGACCTTCCCGGCTGCTTCGTGTATCGCACTCTCGATGACGTGCAGGAGCTGAAGGACTTCGTCGAGCGCCGTCGTCGGATGCTGGACCGGCCGCTTCGCGGCGCCGTGATCGGCGGCGGTCTGCTGGGACTCGAGGCGGCAGGCGCCCTGCAGGGCATGGACGTCGACGCGACCGTGGTGCAGTACTCGGATCGCCTGATGTCGCAGCAGCTCGACGTCGCGGGTGGGGCGATGCTGCGCCGACTGCTCGAGAGCCGAGGCATCAACGTGCGCACCGAGTCGCGCACGACGCGGCTGGACCCCGATCGCACTGGCGCGGTGGCCGCGCTCGAGTTCCAGGACGGCTCGATGCACGAGGCGGACGTCGTCGTGTTCACGGTCGGCGTGCGACCTCGCGACGAACTCGCCCGTTCCGCCGGCCTCGAGGTCGACGCGCGCGGCGGCGTGCTCATCGACGAGCGGTGCATCACCAGCGACCCCGACATCCTCGCGATCGGCGAGGTCGCGAACTTCGACGGCAGGTGCGTCGGGCTCGTCGCCCCCGGCTATGCGATGGCCGAGGTGGCCGCGACTCGTCTGCTCGGTGGAGAGGCCTCCTTCCCGGGCTACGACGACTCGTCGAAGCTCAAGCTCTCCGGCGTCGACGTGGCGAGCTTCGGCGACGCGATGGCCACCACGCCGAACGCGCTCGACGTCGTCTACGCCGATGCGGTCGCCGGTGTCTACAAGAAGCTCGTGCTGTCCGACGACGCGCAGACCCTTCTCGGCGGCATCCTCGTCGGCGACGCCTCGGCCTACGGCTCGCTGCGTCCGCTGCTCGGGGCGAAGCTCGGTGCCGACCCGGCCGCCTACCTGCTTCCCGAGGGCGGGAACGAGGCGCCGGGCGGTGAGCTCCCCGACGAGGCGGTCGTCTGCTCGTGCTCGAACGTGTCGGCCGGCCGCATCCGTCAGGCCGTGCATGAAGAGGGATGCATGGACGCAGCGGCGGTGAAGGGGTGCACCAAGGCGGGGGCGACCTGCGGCTCGTGCGTGCTGATGGTCAAGAAGGTGGTCGGGCAAGAGCTCACCAAGCTCGGTCAGACCGTGTCGAACGCGTTGTGCGAGCACTTCGACATGTCTCGCCGGCAGCTGTTCGACGCGGTGCGCGTCGCCGAGCTCACGACTTTCAGCGCGATCGCCGAGCGGTTCGGCCGCGGTCGCGGTTGCGACATCTGCAAGCCGGCGATCGCCAGCATCCTCTCGGTGCTCGTCGGGGCGCATGTGCTCGACGGCGAGAACGCGACTCTGCAGGACACGAACGACCACGTCATGGCGAACATGCAGAAGGACGGCACGTACTCGGTCGTCCCGCGCATGCCCGGTGGCGAAGTCACCCCTGAAGGGCTGCTCGCGATCGGCCAGATCGCGAAGGATTACGCGCTCTACACGAAGATCACCGGCGGACAGCGGATCGACATGTTCGGCGCCCGACTCGAGCAGCTGCCGGCGATCTGGGGTCGGCTGGTGGACGCCGGGTTCGAATCCGGCCACGCCTACGGCAAGTCGCTGCGCACGGTGAAGTCCTGCGTGGGATCGACATGGTGCCGTTACGGTGTCCTGGACTCGGTGGGCATGGCGGTGAAGCTCGAGCTGCGCTACCGCGGACTGCGGGCGCCGCACAAGCTCAAGCTCGGCGTCTCCGGATGCGCACGCGAGTGCGCCGAGGCCCGTGGAAAGGACGTCGGCGTCATCGCGACCGAGACGGGCTGGAACATGTACGTCGGCGGCAACGGCGGGTTCGCGCCCAAGCACGCCCAGCTGCTCGCCTCCGATCTCGACGACGACGGCCTGATCCAGGCGATCGACCGCTTCTTCATGTACTACATCCGCACGGCGGACCGCCTGCAGCGCACAGCGCCGTGGCTCGACGACCTCGAGGGCGGGCTGGACGAGCTGCGTCGAGTCATCTTCGACGACAGCCTGGGGATCTGCGCCGACCTCGACGCGGCGATGGCGCGACACGTCGATCGCTATGAGGACGAATGGGCTGCGACGCTGCGCGACCCCGAGAAGCTGCAGCGGTTCCATTCGTTCGTGAACGCCACAGACACGCCCGACCCGTCGCTCGCCTACGTCGCCGAGCGCGGGCAGATCCGCCCAGCCACATCAGAGGAACGACGCACCGGCGGCGTCCTCATCGCCGGAACTGCACTGGAGGTACGCCGATGA
- the nirD gene encoding nitrite reductase small subunit NirD produces MTLITEDTMVRVCSLDDLEVERGRAALIDVQQIALFRLPDGSVHAVDNFDPFSGANVISRGIVGTRGASATVASPLHKQVFDLMTGTCLDSQGKQPVSGADAALRVWPVRIIGGDVYIEVES; encoded by the coding sequence ATGACGCTCATCACAGAGGACACGATGGTGCGCGTCTGCTCCCTCGACGACCTGGAAGTCGAACGGGGGAGGGCTGCGCTGATCGACGTGCAGCAGATCGCCTTGTTCCGGCTGCCAGACGGCAGCGTGCACGCCGTCGACAACTTCGACCCGTTCAGTGGAGCGAACGTCATCTCGCGCGGCATCGTCGGCACGCGGGGAGCATCGGCGACGGTCGCCTCGCCGTTGCACAAGCAGGTGTTCGACCTGATGACGGGCACCTGCCTGGATTCGCAGGGCAAGCAGCCAGTGAGCGGTGCGGATGCCGCGCTGCGCGTGTGGCCCGTGCGGATCATCGGCGGCGACGTGTACATCGAGGTGGAATCGTGA
- a CDS encoding DUF349 domain-containing protein has product MSATEPSKPTPPVPAPPTAPLPRKLPAKAPAAAQTPAAPVAPTSSPEEVAKWGRVSEDGTVEVLENDAWRVVGQYPDGTPDEALAYFVRKYDDIAFKVHTLEQRHQAGGASASDLAKQAAHLLEEATDAAAVGDLAGLRDRLNALTASLSEATAQEAQAAKELVDKAIAERTALVERAEAIAARDLSKVQWKQVTAELSDLFDEWQAHQQNGPRLSKSVSQQLWKRFRDARAAVDKHRRAFYAELDDAHKSARDAKTRLVERAEALAPRGVDGIPAYRTLLDEWKSAGRAGRKVDDALWARFKAAGDALYSARAEQAAAEEADSAPKIEARQALLEEAKAVADEANIKSARALLTRIQRQWDEIGRIFPREKERALDDRLRVVEQSLKAREEVDWKKNNPETKARANDMSSQLLEAIEKLEAELAAAEKAGDKKAAKAAADALEARRTWLSALGG; this is encoded by the coding sequence GTGTCTGCCACCGAGCCCTCGAAGCCGACTCCCCCCGTTCCCGCTCCCCCGACGGCTCCGCTGCCGCGCAAGCTGCCTGCCAAGGCACCCGCTGCCGCGCAGACGCCTGCGGCGCCGGTCGCGCCCACCTCCTCCCCTGAGGAGGTCGCCAAGTGGGGTCGCGTGTCCGAAGACGGCACCGTCGAGGTTCTCGAGAACGACGCCTGGCGCGTCGTCGGCCAGTATCCGGACGGCACCCCTGACGAGGCTCTCGCCTACTTCGTGCGCAAGTACGATGACATCGCCTTCAAGGTGCACACGCTCGAGCAGCGGCACCAGGCCGGTGGGGCATCGGCGAGCGATCTCGCGAAGCAGGCCGCGCATCTGCTGGAGGAGGCGACCGACGCCGCCGCCGTCGGCGATCTCGCCGGTCTCCGCGATCGTCTGAACGCCCTCACCGCCTCCCTGTCAGAGGCGACGGCGCAGGAGGCACAGGCTGCCAAGGAGCTCGTCGACAAGGCGATCGCCGAGCGGACCGCTCTCGTCGAGCGCGCCGAGGCGATCGCCGCACGCGACCTGTCGAAGGTGCAGTGGAAGCAGGTCACGGCCGAGCTCAGCGATCTCTTCGACGAATGGCAGGCCCACCAGCAGAACGGCCCTCGCCTGTCGAAGAGCGTCTCGCAGCAGCTCTGGAAGCGATTCCGCGACGCCCGGGCCGCGGTCGACAAGCACCGCCGCGCCTTCTACGCCGAGCTCGACGACGCGCACAAGTCCGCCCGCGACGCCAAGACCCGTCTGGTCGAACGCGCAGAGGCCCTGGCGCCTCGCGGCGTCGACGGCATCCCCGCGTACCGCACCCTGCTCGACGAGTGGAAGTCGGCGGGCCGCGCCGGACGCAAGGTCGACGACGCTCTGTGGGCTCGGTTCAAGGCCGCCGGCGACGCGCTGTATTCGGCACGCGCCGAGCAGGCCGCAGCGGAGGAGGCCGATTCCGCGCCGAAGATCGAGGCCCGTCAGGCCCTGCTCGAAGAGGCGAAGGCGGTCGCGGACGAGGCGAACATCAAGAGCGCCCGGGCTCTCCTTACCCGCATCCAGCGCCAGTGGGACGAGATCGGACGCATCTTCCCGCGCGAGAAGGAACGCGCGCTCGACGACCGTCTGCGCGTGGTCGAGCAGTCCCTGAAGGCCCGCGAAGAGGTCGACTGGAAGAAGAACAACCCCGAGACCAAGGCCCGCGCCAACGACATGAGCTCGCAGCTGCTCGAGGCGATCGAGAAGCTCGAGGCCGAGCTCGCCGCGGCCGAGAAGGCCGGCGACAAGAAGGCCGCGAAGGCGGCGGCGGATGCTCTCGAGGCGCGCCGCACCTGGCTCAGCGCCCTGGGCGGCTGA
- a CDS encoding uroporphyrinogen-III synthase has protein sequence MTRPRVLEHALAGCTIIVAADRRSIDLATALERRGAVVHRAPALSIVPNVDDAELLRRTRLLIESPPDIVIVTTGVGFRGWMDAVHEHGIDEKLGAAFDGAQFIARGPKAHGAIQQAGFSADWVAESETSAEVGEYLLATGVAGKRIVVQHHGAGSDGLDELLADAGADVLSVVVYRWGPPPNPDVVRRSALQAAAGEADAVLFTSAPGAASWLAVAEEAGALDGIRRRAASGRLLIAAVGPVTAVPLQEAGLTLTIADRGRLGSLARTVIAYFGGGKAPSVYTDEGRVEVRSGGAIVDNRFVPLSRTGSVLLEVLADAGGRVLSRAELSAVLPGGERNAHAVEVAVARVRESLGARDLIQTVVKRGYRLAVSDR, from the coding sequence GTGACCCGCCCGCGCGTCCTCGAACACGCACTCGCCGGCTGCACGATCATCGTGGCAGCCGATCGTCGTTCCATCGACCTCGCCACGGCTCTCGAGCGCCGTGGCGCCGTCGTGCACCGCGCACCTGCGCTGAGCATCGTGCCCAATGTCGACGATGCCGAACTCCTGCGGCGCACACGACTGCTGATCGAGTCGCCGCCCGACATCGTGATCGTCACGACGGGCGTCGGATTCCGCGGCTGGATGGATGCCGTGCACGAGCACGGCATCGACGAGAAGCTGGGCGCGGCCTTCGACGGCGCCCAGTTCATCGCCAGAGGGCCCAAAGCGCACGGCGCGATCCAGCAGGCGGGCTTCAGCGCCGACTGGGTCGCCGAATCCGAGACCTCGGCCGAGGTCGGCGAGTATCTGCTCGCGACCGGTGTCGCAGGAAAACGCATCGTCGTACAGCACCACGGCGCAGGATCGGACGGGTTGGACGAACTTCTCGCCGACGCAGGCGCCGATGTACTCAGCGTCGTCGTCTACCGCTGGGGGCCGCCGCCGAATCCCGACGTGGTCCGGAGGTCGGCGCTGCAGGCGGCCGCGGGCGAAGCGGATGCCGTGCTCTTCACATCCGCCCCGGGAGCCGCGTCGTGGCTCGCCGTCGCCGAGGAGGCCGGGGCTCTGGACGGCATCCGTCGCCGTGCGGCATCCGGACGTCTGCTGATCGCCGCCGTCGGCCCTGTGACCGCTGTCCCGTTGCAGGAGGCGGGCCTCACCCTGACGATCGCCGACCGCGGCCGGCTGGGCTCCCTCGCGCGTACGGTCATCGCGTACTTCGGCGGAGGCAAGGCTCCGTCGGTGTACACCGACGAGGGCCGCGTCGAGGTCCGAAGCGGAGGCGCGATCGTCGACAACAGATTCGTCCCGCTCTCGCGCACGGGCTCCGTGTTGCTGGAAGTGCTCGCCGACGCCGGAGGACGCGTGCTCTCGCGCGCAGAGCTGAGCGCGGTGCTGCCGGGCGGCGAACGCAACGCGCACGCTGTGGAGGTGGCAGTGGCGCGTGTCCGCGAATCTCTCGGAGCAAGAGACCTCATCCAGACCGTCGTCAAGCGCGGGTACCGGCTCGCGGTCTCCGACCGCTGA
- the secF gene encoding protein translocase subunit SecF yields MASMNDFGNNLYSGKTSFPFVGRRRLWFIIAIALVVGSVLVPVFRPVQFSIEFTGGSQFTVTAPKSTDQSKATEAVHSVVPGAATKVVTVNEKDIRVQTDQMSDDETQKVSNALADAYGVEPDSVTSSFIGPAWGENVTKQSLWGLAIFLALTFLILALYFRTWKMSAAAIIGLLDVLVITIGIYALAGFEISPAAVIGFLTILAYSLYDTTVVFDKIRENTTEDGDKSGRTFGEAVNLAVNQTLVRSINTSVVAALPVGAILFIGSFWLGAETLTDISLSIFVGILVATYSTLFVAAPLYSLFREGEPKIKARDAKILEARSKATVDA; encoded by the coding sequence ATGGCTTCCATGAACGACTTCGGAAACAATCTCTACTCGGGCAAGACCTCCTTCCCGTTCGTCGGCAGGCGCCGGCTGTGGTTCATCATCGCGATCGCCCTCGTGGTCGGATCGGTTCTCGTGCCGGTGTTCCGCCCCGTGCAGTTCTCGATCGAGTTCACCGGCGGTTCGCAGTTCACCGTCACGGCGCCCAAGAGCACCGATCAGTCCAAGGCCACCGAGGCTGTGCACTCGGTGGTGCCGGGAGCTGCGACCAAGGTCGTCACGGTCAACGAGAAGGACATCCGCGTCCAGACCGACCAGATGAGCGATGACGAGACGCAGAAGGTGTCGAATGCTCTCGCCGACGCCTACGGCGTCGAGCCCGACAGCGTCACCTCGTCGTTCATCGGCCCGGCCTGGGGTGAGAACGTCACCAAGCAGTCCCTCTGGGGTCTGGCGATCTTCCTCGCTCTGACCTTCCTGATCCTGGCGCTGTACTTCCGTACGTGGAAGATGTCGGCTGCGGCGATCATCGGCCTGCTCGACGTGCTGGTCATCACGATCGGCATCTACGCTCTCGCCGGCTTCGAGATCTCCCCGGCCGCCGTGATCGGCTTCCTGACGATCCTCGCCTACTCGCTCTACGACACGACGGTCGTGTTCGACAAGATCCGCGAGAACACCACGGAAGACGGCGACAAGTCTGGACGCACCTTCGGGGAAGCGGTCAACCTCGCGGTCAACCAGACCCTGGTGCGCTCGATCAACACGTCGGTCGTCGCGGCCCTGCCGGTCGGTGCGATCCTCTTCATCGGGTCCTTCTGGCTCGGAGCCGAGACGCTCACCGACATCTCGCTGTCGATCTTCGTCGGTATCCTCGTCGCGACGTACTCGACTCTGTTCGTCGCCGCCCCGCTGTACTCGCTGTTCCGCGAGGGGGAGCCGAAGATCAAGGCGCGCGATGCCAAGATCCTCGAAGCGCGCAGCAAGGCGACCGTCGACGCGTGA
- the cobA gene encoding uroporphyrinogen-III C-methyltransferase — MSRTRVGRVDLIGGGPGPADLMTIRAYRLLRDAEVIVADRLGPFDELRSEIPSDVLVIDVGKRPGHHPVPQEQINALLVEHARAGRRVVRLKGGDPFVFGRGGEEVLACQAAGIPVSVTPGISSAISVPQAAGIPVTHRGVSAGIHVMNGQGDITPSALASMADPAVTTVVLMGVAAIGRISASALNAGVSPSTPVAIVENGSTPLQRTIRTTVGTIVADAEEANVINPAVIVIGEVAREGLLLPADVLAVGTA; from the coding sequence GTGAGCCGCACACGCGTGGGCCGCGTCGATCTCATCGGAGGCGGCCCCGGCCCCGCCGATCTCATGACGATCCGGGCCTACCGACTGCTCCGCGACGCAGAGGTGATCGTTGCCGACAGGCTCGGCCCGTTCGACGAGCTGCGGTCCGAGATCCCCTCCGACGTGCTGGTGATAGACGTGGGCAAGCGGCCGGGTCATCACCCGGTGCCGCAGGAGCAGATCAACGCCCTGCTGGTCGAGCATGCCAGGGCGGGCAGACGCGTCGTGCGGCTGAAAGGCGGCGACCCCTTCGTGTTCGGACGCGGAGGCGAAGAGGTGCTCGCGTGCCAAGCCGCAGGCATCCCCGTGAGCGTGACACCCGGCATCAGCAGCGCGATCTCCGTCCCGCAGGCGGCGGGCATCCCTGTCACGCACCGGGGCGTCTCGGCCGGAATCCACGTCATGAACGGTCAGGGAGACATCACACCGAGCGCCCTCGCCTCGATGGCGGACCCGGCGGTGACCACGGTCGTGCTGATGGGCGTGGCCGCGATCGGCCGGATCTCGGCATCCGCTCTGAATGCCGGAGTATCTCCGTCGACGCCGGTCGCCATCGTCGAGAACGGCTCCACGCCGCTTCAGCGCACGATCCGCACGACCGTGGGCACTATCGTGGCGGATGCAGAGGAGGCCAACGTGATCAATCCCGCCGTGATCGTCATCGGTGAGGTGGCCAGGGAAGGGCTGCTGCTCCCCGCTGATGTCCTGGCCGTGGGTACCGCGTGA
- a CDS encoding RelA/SpoT family protein: MAEPQSSSQGSSLRRLVPRIFSRASRINDVDNLIRTVRANHPRGDFAVIERAYAVAKQKHEGQKRQSGEPYITHPLAVAQILAELGLGPRAVAAALLHDTVEDTGYALSELTAEFGDEVAMLVDGVTKLDKVKYGESAQAETVRKMIVAMSKDIRVLLIKLADRLHNARTWGFVPPEKAAKKAKETLEIYAPLANRLGIQAIKSELEDLSFAVLHPKIYNEIQSLIAQRTPQREKYLNQVVEEIDEDLRDLRIRGTVVGRPKQLYSVYQKMVVRGREFDDIYDLIGIRVIVASVRDCYAVLGAIHARWTPLPGRFKDYIATPKFNLYQSLHTTVIGPAGRTVEIQIRTQEMHHQAEYGVAAHWMYKERMNGGKTEVRAADADMAWLAHISDWQAETADPGEFLDSLRFEIGAKEVYVFTPKGRVIGLPADASPVDFAYAVHTEIGHRTMGAKVNGRLVPLESELKSGDVVEVFTSKNPDAGPSQDWLGFVKSTRARNKIRGWFTKERREEAIEQGKEAIARAMRRQNLPLQRLMSQDSFAEVARQLRYEDVSALYAAVGEGHVSTQSVLEKVTALVAANDPATGPIDVPGHTQARESRSGDSGILVRGASDILVKLAKCCTPVPGDQIVGFVTRGSGVSVHRADCVNIKALSGDAEQERFVDVSWAPTTKSVFRVQIQVEALDRSGLLSDVTRVLSEHHVNILSATVSTTDERLALSRFVFEMGDAVHLDRVLNAVRRIDAVYDVYRVTSS; the protein is encoded by the coding sequence ATGGCGGAACCGCAGTCGTCGTCGCAGGGATCCAGTCTGCGACGTCTGGTTCCCCGCATCTTCTCCCGCGCGTCCCGGATCAACGACGTCGACAACCTGATCCGCACGGTCAGGGCGAACCATCCCCGCGGCGATTTCGCGGTGATCGAGCGTGCGTACGCCGTCGCCAAGCAGAAGCACGAAGGCCAGAAGCGCCAGAGCGGTGAGCCGTACATCACGCACCCGCTCGCGGTCGCGCAGATCCTCGCAGAGCTCGGCCTCGGACCGCGTGCGGTCGCTGCAGCTCTTCTGCACGACACCGTCGAGGACACCGGTTACGCACTGAGCGAGCTGACGGCCGAGTTCGGCGACGAGGTCGCCATGCTGGTCGACGGGGTCACGAAGCTCGACAAGGTCAAGTACGGCGAGAGCGCGCAGGCCGAGACGGTCCGCAAGATGATCGTCGCGATGTCGAAGGACATCCGCGTCCTGCTCATCAAGCTGGCCGATCGCCTGCACAATGCGCGAACCTGGGGCTTCGTCCCGCCCGAGAAGGCGGCGAAGAAGGCCAAGGAGACTCTCGAGATCTACGCGCCGCTGGCGAACAGGCTCGGCATCCAGGCGATCAAGTCCGAACTCGAGGATCTGTCGTTCGCCGTCCTGCATCCGAAGATCTACAACGAGATCCAGAGCCTCATTGCGCAGCGCACCCCGCAGCGCGAGAAGTACCTTAATCAGGTCGTCGAGGAGATCGACGAGGATCTGCGCGATCTTCGCATCCGCGGAACCGTGGTCGGGCGCCCGAAGCAGCTGTACTCGGTGTATCAGAAGATGGTCGTCAGAGGTCGCGAGTTCGACGACATCTACGACCTCATCGGCATCCGCGTCATCGTCGCCTCGGTGCGCGACTGCTACGCCGTGCTCGGCGCCATCCACGCCCGCTGGACACCGTTGCCCGGCCGGTTCAAGGACTACATCGCCACGCCGAAGTTCAACCTGTATCAGTCCCTCCACACGACCGTCATCGGCCCCGCGGGTCGCACGGTCGAGATCCAGATCCGCACGCAGGAGATGCACCACCAGGCGGAGTACGGCGTCGCGGCGCACTGGATGTACAAGGAGCGGATGAACGGCGGCAAGACCGAGGTCCGCGCCGCCGACGCCGACATGGCCTGGCTCGCGCACATCTCGGACTGGCAGGCCGAGACGGCCGACCCCGGGGAGTTCCTCGATTCGCTGAGATTCGAGATCGGCGCGAAGGAAGTGTACGTCTTCACGCCGAAGGGCCGCGTGATCGGTCTACCGGCGGACGCCTCACCGGTCGACTTCGCCTATGCCGTGCACACCGAGATCGGCCACCGCACGATGGGCGCCAAAGTCAACGGACGCCTGGTGCCGCTCGAGTCGGAGCTCAAGAGCGGCGACGTGGTCGAGGTCTTCACCTCCAAGAACCCGGATGCCGGACCCAGCCAGGACTGGCTCGGGTTCGTCAAGAGCACGCGCGCGCGCAACAAGATCCGCGGCTGGTTCACGAAGGAGCGTCGCGAAGAGGCGATCGAGCAGGGTAAAGAGGCCATCGCCCGCGCGATGCGCCGTCAGAACCTGCCCCTGCAGCGCTTGATGAGTCAGGATTCGTTCGCCGAAGTCGCCAGGCAGCTGCGCTACGAAGACGTCTCCGCGCTTTACGCCGCAGTGGGCGAGGGGCACGTGTCGACCCAGTCGGTGCTCGAGAAGGTCACCGCTCTCGTGGCGGCGAACGACCCGGCGACCGGTCCCATCGACGTTCCGGGGCACACGCAGGCCCGCGAGTCCCGCTCCGGCGATTCCGGCATCCTCGTCCGTGGCGCATCCGACATCCTGGTCAAGCTCGCGAAGTGCTGCACTCCTGTGCCGGGCGACCAGATCGTCGGCTTCGTGACCCGCGGAAGCGGCGTCTCGGTGCATCGCGCTGATTGCGTCAACATCAAGGCGCTGAGCGGCGATGCGGAACAGGAACGGTTCGTCGACGTCTCCTGGGCCCCGACGACGAAGAGCGTGTTCCGCGTGCAGATCCAGGTCGAGGCCCTCGATCGCTCGGGTCTGCTGTCGGACGTTACTCGTGTGCTCAGCGAGCATCACGTGAACATCCTCTCCGCGACGGTGTCGACGACCGACGAGCGCTTGGCGCTCAGCCGCTTCGTGTTCGAGATGGGCGATGCCGTCCACCTCGACCGTGTGCTCAACGCCGTCCGACGCATCGACGCCGTCTACGACGTGTATCGGGTCACGTCTTCCTGA